Proteins from one Enterobacter bugandensis genomic window:
- the alkB gene encoding DNA oxidative demethylase AlkB yields MLDLFADAEPWQEPLAPGAVILRRFALSRAAALLAGIEEVTAVSPFRHMVTPGGYTMSVAMANCGELGWATNERGYVYAPNDPTTGRPWPPMPAVFQALCHEAAVAADYPDFRPDACLINRYAIGAKLSLHQDKDEPDLRAPIVSVSLGLPAVFQFGGLRRNDPLRRIMLEHGDVVVWGRESRLYYHGIQPLKPGVHPLTGEYRYNLTFRQAGLNKQK; encoded by the coding sequence ATGCTCGATCTTTTTGCGGATGCTGAACCGTGGCAGGAGCCGCTTGCGCCCGGGGCAGTGATCCTGCGCCGCTTTGCACTCTCCCGTGCGGCGGCATTGCTTGCCGGTATTGAAGAGGTCACGGCGGTTTCACCGTTTCGCCATATGGTGACGCCGGGCGGCTACACCATGTCGGTGGCCATGGCCAACTGCGGCGAACTGGGGTGGGCGACGAACGAACGTGGGTATGTGTATGCCCCGAACGATCCCACGACCGGCCGGCCGTGGCCTCCCATGCCTGCGGTGTTTCAGGCGCTTTGTCACGAGGCTGCCGTTGCAGCGGATTATCCAGACTTCCGGCCGGATGCCTGCCTGATTAACCGCTACGCCATCGGCGCGAAGCTCTCCCTGCATCAGGACAAGGATGAACCCGATCTGCGCGCGCCCATCGTCTCGGTATCGTTGGGTCTGCCCGCCGTCTTCCAGTTTGGCGGATTGCGCCGCAACGATCCGCTCAGGCGCATTATGCTGGAGCACGGCGACGTGGTGGTGTGGGGCAGGGAGTCACGGCTGTACTATCACGGCATTCAGCCCCTGAAGCCCGGGGTTCACCCCCTCACTGGCGAGTACCGCTATAATCTGACTTTCCGTCAGGCGGGATTGAACAAACAAAAATAA
- a CDS encoding multidrug ABC transporter permease/ATP-binding protein — MQLLLLVWRQYRWPFIAVMALSLASAALGIGLIAFINVRLIEMVDTSLSVLPEFLGLLLLLMAVTLGSQLALTALGHHFVFRLRSEFIKRILDTQVERVEQLGSASLLAGLTSDVRAITIAFVRLPELVQGIILTFGSAAYLAWLSTKMLAVTAVWIAITIWGGFVLVSRVYKHMAVLRETEDKLYNDYQTVLEGRKELTLNRERAEHIFNNLYIPDAREYRHHIIRADTFHLSAVNWSNIMMLGAIGLVFWMANSLGWADTNVAATYSLTLLFLRTPLLSAVGALPTLLSAQVAFNKLKKFDLAPFKAEFPRPQAFPNWQTLELRDVTFRYQDNAFSVGPVNLTIHRGELLFLIGGNGSGKSTLAMLLTGLYQPQSGEILLDGKALSAEKPEDYRKLFSAVFTDVWLFDQLLGPEGQQANPALVEKWLAQLQMSHKLELQDGKILNLKLSKGQKKRVALLLALAEERDIILLDEWAADQDPHFRREFYQVLLPLMQEMGKTIFAISHDDHYFIHADRLLEMRDGRLSELTGDERDAASRDAVARTA, encoded by the coding sequence ATGCAACTACTTCTTCTTGTCTGGCGTCAGTACCGCTGGCCCTTCATTGCCGTAATGGCCTTAAGCCTTGCCAGCGCGGCGCTGGGTATTGGCCTGATCGCGTTTATAAACGTGCGGCTGATCGAAATGGTCGATACCTCACTCTCGGTTCTGCCGGAGTTTCTCGGCCTGCTGCTGCTGTTGATGGCGGTTACGCTCGGCTCTCAGCTGGCGCTGACCGCGCTTGGTCACCATTTCGTTTTCCGCCTGCGCAGCGAGTTCATCAAGCGGATCCTCGACACGCAGGTTGAGCGCGTGGAGCAGCTCGGCAGCGCCTCCCTGCTGGCGGGGCTGACCAGCGACGTGCGCGCGATTACCATCGCGTTTGTCCGCCTGCCGGAGCTGGTGCAGGGGATCATCCTGACCTTTGGCTCGGCGGCCTATCTCGCCTGGCTTTCGACCAAAATGCTGGCGGTGACCGCGGTGTGGATTGCCATCACCATCTGGGGCGGTTTCGTGCTGGTGTCGCGCGTCTATAAACACATGGCGGTCCTGCGCGAAACGGAAGATAAGCTCTATAACGATTACCAGACGGTACTGGAAGGGCGCAAAGAGCTGACGCTCAACCGCGAGCGTGCCGAGCATATCTTCAATAACCTCTATATCCCGGACGCGCGCGAATACCGGCACCACATTATTCGCGCCGATACCTTCCACCTGAGCGCGGTGAACTGGTCCAACATTATGATGCTGGGCGCCATTGGCCTGGTATTCTGGATGGCGAACAGCCTGGGCTGGGCGGACACCAACGTGGCGGCGACCTACTCGCTGACCCTGCTGTTCCTGCGTACGCCGCTGCTCTCTGCCGTCGGCGCATTGCCCACCTTGCTGAGTGCGCAGGTGGCGTTTAACAAGCTTAAGAAGTTCGACCTGGCGCCATTTAAGGCTGAATTCCCGCGCCCGCAGGCCTTCCCGAACTGGCAGACCCTGGAGCTGCGCGACGTGACGTTCCGCTATCAGGACAACGCCTTCTCCGTGGGACCGGTCAACCTGACGATTCACCGCGGCGAACTGCTGTTCCTCATCGGCGGCAACGGTAGCGGAAAATCCACGCTGGCGATGTTACTCACCGGACTTTACCAGCCGCAGTCGGGCGAGATCCTGCTGGACGGTAAGGCGCTGAGCGCGGAGAAACCCGAGGATTACCGCAAGCTTTTCTCAGCGGTATTCACCGATGTCTGGCTGTTTGACCAGCTGCTGGGGCCGGAAGGGCAGCAGGCCAATCCGGCTCTGGTTGAGAAATGGCTTGCGCAGCTGCAGATGTCGCACAAGCTGGAGCTCCAGGACGGCAAAATCCTGAACCTCAAGCTCTCTAAGGGTCAGAAGAAGCGCGTGGCGCTGCTGCTGGCGCTGGCGGAAGAGCGTGACATCATCCTGCTGGATGAATGGGCGGCGGATCAAGACCCGCACTTCCGTCGCGAGTTTTATCAGGTGCTGCTGCCGCTGATGCAGGAGATGGGCAAGACCATTTTCGCCATCAGCCACGACGATCATTACTTCATTCACGCCGACCGTCTGCTGGAGATGCGCGACGGCAGGCTGAGCGAGCTGACCGGCGACGAGCGCGATGCGGCGTCGCGTGACGCGGTGGCGCGCACGGCCTGA
- the ada gene encoding bifunctional DNA-binding transcriptional regulator/O6-methylguanine-DNA methyltransferase Ada encodes MKNPTYMNDEDRWQAVLARDPRADDRFVFAVQTTGIFCRPSCRARHALRKNVCFYPDVQHAVQAGFRPCKRCMPDKRDPNQQKLAKVEHACRLLEQDPALMLEGLAQQVAMSPFHFHRLFKSVTGMTPKAWQQAARGQRLRAALAQGNKITDAVLAAGFPDSSSYYRKANDALGMTAKQYRKGEVAVRYAIGDCSLGRCLVAESERGICAILLGDNDTKLAEEFATLFPNAEHAPQEDAFAQRIRQVIASIDNHAVPLALPLDIRGTAFQQRVWQALRDIPCGETASYQMVAKAIGQPNAVRAVAGACAANRLAIVIPCHRVVRTDGALSGYRWGAARKALLLKREAKRREG; translated from the coding sequence AACCTATATGAATGATGAGGATCGCTGGCAGGCCGTTCTGGCTCGCGATCCGCGCGCTGACGATCGGTTTGTCTTTGCCGTGCAGACGACGGGGATTTTTTGCCGCCCGTCATGCCGCGCCCGTCACGCGCTGCGTAAAAACGTCTGCTTTTATCCCGATGTCCAGCATGCCGTTCAGGCAGGGTTTCGCCCGTGCAAGCGCTGCATGCCGGACAAACGCGATCCGAATCAGCAAAAGCTGGCGAAAGTGGAGCACGCCTGTCGCCTTCTGGAGCAGGATCCCGCGCTGATGCTTGAAGGCCTGGCGCAGCAGGTCGCCATGAGTCCTTTCCATTTCCACCGGCTGTTTAAGTCCGTCACCGGGATGACGCCAAAAGCCTGGCAGCAGGCGGCGCGGGGGCAGCGTCTGCGCGCGGCGCTTGCGCAGGGAAACAAAATTACCGATGCCGTGCTGGCGGCAGGGTTTCCCGACAGCAGCAGCTATTACCGCAAAGCCAACGATGCGCTGGGCATGACGGCGAAGCAGTACCGCAAAGGCGAGGTGGCGGTGCGTTACGCCATCGGCGACTGTTCGCTGGGACGCTGCCTGGTTGCGGAAAGCGAGCGGGGGATTTGCGCGATACTGCTGGGCGACAACGATACCAAACTGGCAGAAGAATTTGCGACGCTGTTTCCAAACGCGGAGCATGCCCCGCAGGAAGATGCCTTTGCCCAGCGTATCAGACAGGTCATTGCCAGTATTGATAACCACGCGGTGCCGCTGGCGCTGCCGCTGGATATACGCGGCACCGCGTTCCAGCAGCGGGTCTGGCAAGCCCTTCGTGACATCCCCTGCGGGGAAACGGCCAGCTATCAGATGGTGGCGAAGGCGATTGGCCAGCCCAATGCGGTGCGTGCCGTCGCGGGAGCCTGTGCGGCAAACAGGCTGGCGATTGTGATCCCCTGTCACCGCGTGGTCCGTACTGACGGCGCGCTGTCGGGCTATCGCTGGGGGGCGGCGCGAAAAGCGCTATTACTGAAACGTGAGGCGAAACGCCGGGAGGGATAA